The DNA region CTCTTGGCGCGTGCGACCGACACAGTGGCCGATGTGGCGTCTACCGATGCTGCGGTGCGGCTTAATGTGTTAGAGCGCATGGGGCAGGCGGTTGCTGGTCGTACGTGCGGCGCTCTTGCGGGCGAGTTGGCGGCAATTGCGGATGGAATCGATCACGAGGGGGAAGCTGCGTTGTTGCGTCAATGGGATGCATTGCTGGCTGCGTACGCTGCGAGTCCGGCGGAGGAGCAAGTGATCATCCAGCGGGTGATCGAGGAGATTGTCAGCGGTCAGTCCGGCGATATCCAGACGTTCGAGATGAACGCTTCAGGTTGCGACGTCACGTCGCTGGCGGATGCGGCGGCACTCGAGCGCTACACTTACCAGGTGGCAGGTTGTGTCGGGAGGTTCTGGACCGAGATATTAGTGGAGTGTGTGGGAGCGAAGTGCATACGCGGCGACGTGTCGCAGCAGGTGGCGCTCGGTGTGGAGTTTGGCCAGGGGTTGCAGATGATCAACATTCTGCGCGATCTGCCGGAGGACTTGGCGAATGGTCGTTGTTATTTGCCGGCGGATTGGCAACGGGATGCCGGGGTTTCTCCAGACGATCCTGCGGCAATGTGGGCGGCGGCCGAGCCATGGCGCAGGCAGTGCCGGCGCTGGGTGAACTCGGGCATCGAGTATGCGGCTGCGCTACGTGGTGTGCGTTTGCGGTTCACCGCGGTGCTTCCGGCATTGCTGGCGCAGGAAACTTTGGAGAAGCTCGAGCAGGCGGATTGGTCGGCGTTGGAGGCGCGGGTCAAGGTGAGCCGGCGCGACGTGCGGCGCTTGATGGGGCGGGCGCTCGGGTTCGCGCTATCGGGCGGATGATAGCAAGTTCATCGCGGCGCCGTGCGCGTTGTGGAGAATTTCCTCGCCTAGTTCATGCTGCCATGCGTTAAACGGAGGCACTTTCTGATTTGATCCAAACTCTCTGACATTATGGCTGAAACACCATCGACACGTATTCTGAAAATTGGGGACTCCGTTCCTGGCTTCGACCTGCCGTCACCGGCGACTGGGTCGTCGGTTGCATTTGAATCGCGCGCCTGTCTGCCTGCGGTGGTGATGTTTGTTTGTAATCACTGTCCGTTTGTCGTGCACCTCGCCGACGCGATAGCAGAACTGGCCAACGAGTATTCCGGCAGGATTGCGTTTTTCGCCATCAACTCCAACGACGTGGAGAACTATCCGGATGACGCTCCGGAAAAGATGGTCGAGTTCGCCGAGGCGCACGGCTGGAATTTCCCTTATTTGTTTGATGAGGATCAAAGCGTGGCGCGGGCGTGGGCGGCGGCGTGCACGCCGGACTTTTTCCTCACCGATGGCAATGGCCAGCTGGTTTATTGCGGGCAGTTTGATGACTCGCGTCCGGCGCGCTGGGCAAAGACCGATGCCGAGGTGACCGGTGCGGATCTGCGCGACGCGATCGACCGCGTGTTGCTGGGCATGGAGCCGAAAGAGAATCAGATGCCGAGCACTGGATGTAACATCAAATGGATCAAAGGAAACGAGCCGCCGTACTTCGGCTAGGAGTACGCGTTCAACCAATACTCAGTAGGAGCTAGCATGTCGGGATATAGAAAATCATCGTCGAAGGTCGGGTGGGGTAGCGGTGTCGCATTGGTGGTCGTTGCGGTCATGGTGCTGGGGCAGATGCTCTTTACCTCAAAGGAGGCGGGCATGGTTGCTTCGTCGTCGACCGTGTCGATTAATCCTGGCGGTGTTTCGTCCAGTGCGTCCCGTAAGGGGGATTACGACGTGCTGCAGAGTTGTCGCTTGGTCGAGCATCGGCGCAACGACGGCGACAGCTTCCATATTCAAACCCAGGACGGTCAGGAACATGAGATCCGGCTGTATTACGTCGATACGCCCGAGTCCTACCGGCATAAGCACAACGGTGAGCGCATCGGTCATCAGGCCAAGTATTTCAAGATGGCGGATGACGACGAGGCCGTGGAGCTGGGTAAAGAGGCCAAGGCATTTGTGCTCGGTCTGCTGCGCAAGAATGGCGAGTTCTCTGTGCTGACCAAATGGGAGCCTGTGTTTGATTCGGGGCGTTATTTCGCGTTTGTCGAGGTCGAGTTCGACGGGCAAAAGCGTTGGTTGCACGAGGTGCTGGTCGAGAAGGGGTATGCGCGGATCTATACACAGGGCGCGAAGATGCCGGATGGCACCGGTGTCAAGCAGCGCAAGCGTGCGTTAGAGCGCATCGAGGAAGACGCCAGGGTCTACGGAGCCGGCGGTTGGCAGTGATTTGTTTCTAACGGGAAATTATACCATTTAAACGGTCACCTTGTCGGAACCGATGGGGATTGAGTGAGTAGGATCAGAGATGAAGAAAGTGATCTTAGCGGGATCTTTTTGAGTGATGCTGCGTTGCTCACAGCTCAGGTAGCCCGCTAGCATCGCGGTTCGCGCCTTGCCTCACTCGAAAAAGCTCTCCGCCATTCCGCCAACTTGACCGTTCAAATGGTATTACCCCGTCCATCCGCCTGCCCTCGTGCGTAGTGGGGAGGCGGTATGAAGTGGTTTTATAGGATTTCGTTGTTGGTAGGTGTGGGGTTGGCGGCTCATGCCGGAGCTGTCGAGCAAGGTGATGCCCTGGCGCAGGCT from Sulfuriroseicoccus oceanibius includes:
- a CDS encoding phytoene/squalene synthase family protein, encoding MSRSFYLSIRFLPGPVRRPVSLAYLLARATDTVADVASTDAAVRLNVLERMGQAVAGRTCGALAGELAAIADGIDHEGEAALLRQWDALLAAYAASPAEEQVIIQRVIEEIVSGQSGDIQTFEMNASGCDVTSLADAAALERYTYQVAGCVGRFWTEILVECVGAKCIRGDVSQQVALGVEFGQGLQMINILRDLPEDLANGRCYLPADWQRDAGVSPDDPAAMWAAAEPWRRQCRRWVNSGIEYAAALRGVRLRFTAVLPALLAQETLEKLEQADWSALEARVKVSRRDVRRLMGRALGFALSGG
- a CDS encoding thioredoxin family protein encodes the protein MAETPSTRILKIGDSVPGFDLPSPATGSSVAFESRACLPAVVMFVCNHCPFVVHLADAIAELANEYSGRIAFFAINSNDVENYPDDAPEKMVEFAEAHGWNFPYLFDEDQSVARAWAAACTPDFFLTDGNGQLVYCGQFDDSRPARWAKTDAEVTGADLRDAIDRVLLGMEPKENQMPSTGCNIKWIKGNEPPYFG
- a CDS encoding thermonuclease family protein, translating into MSGYRKSSSKVGWGSGVALVVVAVMVLGQMLFTSKEAGMVASSSTVSINPGGVSSSASRKGDYDVLQSCRLVEHRRNDGDSFHIQTQDGQEHEIRLYYVDTPESYRHKHNGERIGHQAKYFKMADDDEAVELGKEAKAFVLGLLRKNGEFSVLTKWEPVFDSGRYFAFVEVEFDGQKRWLHEVLVEKGYARIYTQGAKMPDGTGVKQRKRALERIEEDARVYGAGGWQ